One window of the Montipora foliosa isolate CH-2021 chromosome 4, ASM3666993v2, whole genome shotgun sequence genome contains the following:
- the LOC137998833 gene encoding uncharacterized protein produces MGSPLGPLLANVFMCSIEETLERDGKMPAYYRRYVDYKLTIVPNIASANEFLKTLNNCHPSVKFTMEIENNGMLPFLGTHLLNKSTQIQTKVYVKPTNTGLLLHYKNHVDDRYKRGLLKTMLDRAFRLSSNWSYFSDECDRLKMVFSRLSYPDRLINSTISRFIAVKASDQPVLELPAVNNELKAVPVVLPFKDHSSADIVRAQLRDLSQKIQVTVRPVFVSHKIKQHLKPREVKPPIVNQQSLVYQFKCDLCDAGYVGYTRRHLHQRVDEHKNASSSIGKHFRVEHSYVPNDLTRNFPILKKCKSKFDCLIYEMFLINELRPSVNVQSDSIRAKVS; encoded by the exons ATGGGCTCCCCGCTCGGACCCTTATTGGCGAACGTTTTTATGTGCAGCATAGAAGAAACGCTCGAGCGCGATGGCAAGATGCCCGCATACTACAGGAGATATGTGGATTACAAGTTAACTATTGTGCCAAATATAGCATCAGCtaatga attcctcAAGACTCTTAACAACTGCCACCCCTCGGTTAAGTTCACTATGGAGATTGAGAATAATGGAATGCTTCCGTTTCTTGGCACACATCTCCTTAACAAATCTACACAAATCCAAACCAAAGTGTATGTCAAACCTACCAACACTGGCCTTTTGCTGCATTACAAGAACCATGTTGATGATCGCTACAAGCGCGGCTTATTGAAAACTATGCTTGATCGTGCCTTCCGCCTCTCATCTAACTGGTCATACTTTTCCGATGAATGTGATCGGCTCAAAATGGTGTTTTCTCGTCTTAGCTATCCAGACAGGTTAATTAATTCCACCATCTCGCGCTTTATTGCAGTCAAAGCTTCTGATCAACCTGTTCTCGAGTTACCAGCTGTTAACAACGAATTAAAAGCGGTTCCCGTGGTTCTGCCATTTAAGGACCACTCCTCAGCCGATATTGTAAGAGCACAACTTCGAGATCTGAGCCAGAAAATTCAAGTGACCGTCCGGCCCGTGTTTGTTAGCCACAAGATTAAACAGCATCTGAAACCGCGCGAAGTCAAGCCTCCCATTGTCAACcaacaatcccttgtttatcaatttaaatgtgacctgtgtgatgcaggttatgttggtTACACACGGCGGCATTTGCATCAACGCGTTGACGAGCACAAGAATGCGTCTTCCTCCATTGGAAAGCATTTCCGTGTGGAACATTCCTATGTGCCCAATGACCTTACGAGGAATTTTCCCATCTTAAAAAAGTGCAAGAGcaagtttgactgtctcatttatgaaatgtttttaattaatgaactgAGACCAAGCGTgaatgtacagtcagactcaattcgtgcgAAAGTGTCTTAA